gctGCTCATTCAAGTTATGTACAAATATGTGGAAGCTAGCCAtttgtcaattaaataaataatttaattaattaattatgagaacatttaatgatatttctaattaattaattatagttactgtgtgtgtttgtatataaaATGGTGTGCAAAGCAGGATGGATATTCtctcaataatttaattatacacataatattatgagaacatttctaaaaaataatattccgctaaaaatatcattaacacttaatgatatttttatcgatcattaacacttaatggtGAAAGAACACacattcattaaaaatttcattaactCACTTAGGGCGTGatcttctaatttttcaaatagatttatcctctttgtttctttctgtATCAAAGCCAAGTGATCACTGCCACACGACATAACCACTGATTGATTgcaccaaattaattaaataaaaaaaaagaaagaagagaaatcacaagtaaataaaattatactttaagcTTGAGTGAGGGGATTAATTATTACTATAAATGATGCAATGCATTCGTTCAACACCTAAACCTAGCCTTTGCTTTCTATTTAAACCTAGCCTTTGCTTTCAATAGtccataattgaaattttttaaatagaaaaagacACCAACAGTAGACGTGACTttgttatttgttaaaatattattatttatatttatattaaataattaaaatacttatttcttttgtcatttaaaaatttaaaaattgtttataaaatgactaataataattatattatgaatattaataataatgaataattatatgaataatgaataattataaataataatgaataatcaataataatgaataattattttataaatttaatatttattattttactcaaaaagaatatttaatttactgagtttaatagaaattagttaatagaaaaaaacgtttaattcaagattttttttaattttattaattctacatttttattttattataataaaatcttttttaatttaaataacataaaaaaaaacgTGTTCTCCGACCAAGAATTCCTAACCCATAGGGGTCGGGGAACACAAGGGTTCTCGACCACTCACAGTCGTGAACCCAAGTTTTTTCGACCCCAAATCAGGGTTCCCTCAATTGATGGTCACAGCCATGACGGCCGACAATGGGCGGTGATTGTCATGGCCGCAGccatgtgtgtttgtatatatattatatgtatataataaagcaagaaGGTTTTTGAATTGTATAACACAAATGTGAGGGGGACATTttttcaatggttgagatgggttttgatttttcatcaatgGCTAAGATCAAGCTatgtttcccccccccccccccaaaaaaaaaaaccatccaATCCTCACACGCACACACTCTTTCTCTTTTGTCCTGgcccctccctttctctctttctctctcaaagcGCCAAACCCACTGCTGGCTGCTCTGCCTCTATCCCTTcccctctcattctctctctttctctatctccccCGCCTCTGCGGCCACTCGAACCGCCATCGCTCCCACCCAGCCACCGCTGTCGCCCCTGCAGCTGCTCACACCAATCGTCGCCTCCACCCGGCCACAGCACAGCTCGCCTCGCCGTCCCCATCACCCCTGCCCCttctgtgtatgtatgtaatgtacACCAAAAACGATGGTGTTCGttgtttacatacatatatgttcaTTGTTCTTTGGAATTATATGTAtacaaattttggaattaaattttatatgtatgcacaGAAGCAATATAATGTTTGATGTTCTTAGGAATCTAATGTTTGCTCATTTGAGTTACGTTTGACTATATAATGTTTGTTGTTctttgtttaatgtttaatgtttaatgtttaatgtttatgtatgcaCAAAAGCAATATAATGTTTACTGCTCATTCGAGTTACATTTGGAATCCAATGTTTAATGTTTGGAATCTAATATTTGCTCATTCCAAATGGAATCTAatgtttgtttctctctctttctctaatgtttaatgttttctGTCAAATGGTATTCTCTCAAATAAAGTTTCACATGTACATTTATGTAGCacatgtatgtgtatgtgtatatatctgTATGGGCAACAAAAGATGCTCCATGCGTggcaaatttttaaaaatttattttttttaaaattaatatttaattttaaatatcaattaagtattctaaatatcaattttttaaaaaattatggactATCAACAGTGTaagctttatttttttaagaaaaataattatggactataacatttaaatttttttaaataaaaaaaaccaacaatGTAAAAAAACCAACGGTGTAAATTGAAATTGGTTACtaaaaaagaattcatttattataataaatatttttcaattaaaataacataaaaatacgTGTTCCCCAACCAAGAGTTCCTGACCCATGGGGCTCGGGGGAACACAAGGGTTTCCGATCACTTACTATCAAGAACAGAAGATTCTTCGACCTCGAATCAGGGTTCCCTCCATTGATGGCCGCAGCCATGGCGACAGGCAGCGGGCGAAGATTGCCATGGCTGCAACCATGTGtgttcgtgtatatatatatatatataaatgtgtgtatGAAATAActattcattattatttataaaatgacattattatctgttgaaatttatttttttgcctaaATTTATGTTTGAACTTTCCATGtgataattattcatatcaggctttgattttggttttaatttcatttatataaaactgTAGTCTGCTAGGAAAGAtaagagttcaaatttggacaATTGTTGTgctccaattttaattttattattttaatgtgattgttaaaatacatcttGACTATAACATGTTAAGTATTTTCCATCCATggtagttatttatttaaataaaatattaaattttattatttgatttggtagcaactgatttgaaaataacatgatatttcCAATTAAACATTTTTAGGTTGAAGTACAACAATTATGGACAATATCACTATTTTTGGttaagtaagtttttttttttttttttcttcatataattttaagtacCTCTCTTATAATATaaggcctatttttttttaaaaaaaaaaacttatcatatctaattttcttctaatagAATGTTTTTTTCCTCATACTATATAGGTGGATGGAGACTTACACCGAACCATAATATCAATTCcctttactaatttttttatttatgtgtataaaattttatttatcactccaacatgtttgtatgtataggttcaatttcttcaagaaagaaatgttaatgttgttattcgtgATGAGTGTGACCTTAATACTATTCACATTCGTGAGGCAAGGATATACATTTTCTTACcattttaaaactaatttataaatatattctacttattttttattatagacaaaggcaaaggaaaaagaaaaggctatcCCTTTTggcaaatgaaagaaaaaagcaCATCATGTGGTATGGTTTCTCAACAAGttttaaaagtttctttttcGAATATTATCATATAGATTTTTTTAGGAATTACATAGTGtcatatacttttttttatgtatatttttaaaaagttttttttcaaatatttattcaaaattctttttattgaatgtgaaatatttttttaaagcatgttaaagtaagcattaatctgaatttttaatatgtttgtctattaaaaagagaagaaaatatataagagaaaaacataaaaaaaaaataggaaactacataatatagtttttttattttttattttccttataaagaagtttttaagaaaagaataagaagagtgAAAAGGAAATTAGAAAATATCACACGCTATAGAGATGGGTAGTGTCTTTAAACTAACAAGTGCATACTCCTAAAATATTCTCATTATAGGCACACAATGATAATGTGTTATCAAAAGCTGCATTGGCCTAGCGAGCACGACGAGAacgtgaaaaaaatcaaaagtcatgttttgcATATCAATTAGGACAACGCTTGCGACGAGAACGAGAAAGAtcaaatgaatgtattaacccAAGACAATCTTCTTTAACACCAATTCATCGCGATTGCACTCGCCTGAAGTGGGAAACAATAGCTGAAGATTCTTATTCGGCACAAAAATGAATAATGGTTACCCATCATTCTACATGTTCGTTTTCTATACCAATCACATCTTTGGCTCCGCAAAGGAATCGGTAAACTATTGTGTATAATCTTGAAATACATACTTTACTCATACCGTtttgttttacaaatttttatttatacacaaatattcATAGGTCTACTCTTATAAATCAATTTCTTCAAGAAGATTTATGTACGGATGATGAATTAGAAGATATGCCTATGAGTACACAAAGATTCTTACCGTCATTATCTTGGCAAGATGGATGTATTATGTCCTTATTGTTCAGCCTTACattggatggatgaaaaattgacaaaatcatcTATGAAGCGCCCCTTATTCGGAACTTGTTGTTTAGAAGGAAATGTTAGGCTACCTTTACTTATTACACCCCCTCCACCACTTCAGGCATTGTATGATGGGAATAATGATCAATCAAAATCATTTCGAAGTTATACTCGAGTGTACAATGCATCCAATGCTTTTACAAGTCTTGGTGCTACATTAGATCCTAGAGTACTCAGTGGAAGGGGCCTTACATCATTCACAATTCATGGGGAATTGCGACATCGAACAGGATTGCTACAACCACAACCAGGGCAGGATGCGAGTTATGCTCAACTATATATCTATGACCCTAATTCAGCTTTAGAAATTCGTAATCGTAGAAATCCTATCTTGAGAAGGGATGTTCTCAAAACTATTCAGGATAATTTGTTGCAAGTCAATGCATTTGTAGATAAATTTCGCCAGGCTCATGTCATTTTACATCAATTAGACTCGACAGGACACAATATACCAACTCATCTTCATTACAAGTCAAGAACTGATCGACGTCGGTATAACCTACCAACTGCAGATGAGATTGCGATTATAATACCAGGTGATGGAATAGAGGCAAGtggaatgagagatattatcttacatttttgaggaaataatgagttaatgcaaattaatgaaTGTCACCCAGCATATTTGCCATTACATTATGTTCTATTATTTCCATATGGTGAGCTTGGATGGGAACCTAAGCTGAAATTGTGGAATGTTCAGTATGATCGACCTTCAACTGATCAACTTACTCAAATGGATTTTTATAGTTATCGTTTGTTTCAACGATCCACAGagtattcaacaattttgagagGTGGGAAACTATTTCAAGAGTTTTTGGTAGATGCTTGGGCTGCAACTGAGCAAAATCGATTGACATACTACAAGCTTAATCAAGGGAAACTTCGGGCTGAGCTTTACCAAGAGTTGTCGAATATGGATCCAGATTATGTGTGACCTGGTCAAATTGGTCAAAGGTTTGTTTTGTCATCTTCATTTACTGGTAATCCTAGAcatatgtttgaaaattttcaagattcaatGGCTATCACAATATACAACCAACACCCAGATATTTTCCTAACCATAACTGCAAATCCCAATTGGCCAGAAATTACTTCAGCATTATTACCACATTAAAAACCTATTGATCGTCCTGATTTAATTACCCGTGTTTTTGAGTTgaagagaaaatgtttgatgaaggtgatagaaacaaataaagtgtttggaaataaagttgcacatgtttttacaattgaatttcaaaaacgAGGCCTCCCTCATATGCAtgcacttttatttcttaaaggCCTAGACAAAATTCGAACATATGCTCAAGTAGATAAATTAGTCTCTGTAGAATTTCCAGACCCAAAAGATGATCCTATGTTTTTTGAAACTATCAAATGTTGTATGGTACATGGACCGTGTGGTGCTCGAAATTCGCAAGCACCATGTATGGAAAATGGTAGATGCACTAAGAGATACCCTCGAGTTTTTACAAAAACAACAACTATGGATTAAGATGGATACCCTATCTATCGTCGTCGCAATAATGGTCAAGTACATACTATGAGGGGGCAAGAAGTTGATAATAGGGATGTCGTACCATACAATGGATATCTTTCTAAACTTTTCAATTGTCATATAAATGTGGAAGTTTGTGCTGGAATGAGATGTGTCAAGTATATACATAAGTACATTTATAAGGGTTATGATCGTACAATGATGGTGTTAGGAATGATAAATGAGATTCAACAATATCTCGATGCAAGGTATATTAGCCCTCCAGAAGCTGTTTGGCGAATATATGGTCATCCTTTGCATGCAGAGATGCCAACAGTTGTACGATTGGCATTGCATTTACCTGGAATGCATCGCGTTGTTTTTAACCCAGAAGAATCATTAGAAACGATTCAATCTAGAGTTGATCAACAAATGTCAACTCTTACTGTCTTCTTTGCATATTGTGCTAGCAGTGAAGATGAATGTCCATTCACTTATCAAGAATTTCCACAACATTATGTTTGGCTCAAGTCTGaaaagagatggaaatcaagagaaagggGATATGCAATTGGTAGAATGTATTTTGCTAGCTctaattgtggtgaaagatTTTATCTACGTTTGTTACTAACCGTTGTTAAAGGACCAAAGTCGTTTCAGTCTTTACGCACGGTCGATAATGTtgtgcatgatacatttaaattagcATGTGTTGCAAGGGGGCttttagaagatgatgaagaatggatACAATGCTTGAAAGAGGCTGTAGTTATGAAAACTGGATATCAATTGAGGAGATTGTTTAGTATTATTCTCACCCAATGCTCTCCACTAAATCCATGTGCATTATGGAATCAATTCTCAACGCATATATGTGATGATCTTGCACATAAGATTCGTACATTGTTTGTCATTTCTAACCCAACTGAGGctcaaattaaagattatggtctCCATCTTTTGAATCAAATGCTTCATGAATTAGGCAAAATTTAATTGACTTCCCACCCATGCCACAACTTACCACAAATTGGCGTGCAGTAGTTGGTAATCGATTGATATTCGAACATCGACAATTGTAGAGTGAGGCACAATAGACAGATCCACAAATTTCCATTGATTATCTCAACAATGGACAGCAGAATGCTTATAACACAATCActtcttcagtttttcaaaataaaggagttgttttctttctgaaCGGGGGTGCTGGAATAGGGAAAACATTTTTGTACAATACGATAGCATTAAAATGTCGCAACCTTGGGCATATCGTTATTATTGTGGCTTCATCTggaattgcatcattgttactgGTCGGAGGTCGCACTGCACATTCAACATTTTCCATCCCATTAGATGTGTTGGAAAATTCAAATTGTGGGCTTAGTAAACAATCATTACAAGTTGAGTTATTTAAAGaaacaaaactcataatttgggATGAAGTTCCGATACAACATAGACATTGTGTTGAGGTGGTTGATCATACATTGAGGGATATTTGTGATAGTGACAAGCCATTTGGGGGTATTACTATTGTTCTTGGTGGAGACTTTCGACAAATCTTACCAGTTATACCCAAAGGAGTTCGTGAGCAAATTGTGAATGCATCATTAAGACACTCTGTTCTATGGAAgcatatacatattttaactTTGGATTTGAATATGCGCTTGAATCATGAAGACCgtgaaaatgctaattttgcaaatttcttGATGGAGGTAACACTACTATAACATTTGTGccatattatatagattattttaaattaataaattgtgttttcattcttatttttttattgatttcactttttttagatTGGGACCAATCCTCAAGAAATCGTTAACCTTCCATCAACAATACACAAATGTCaagatttgaatgaattactctCTACAGTTTACCCACGATTGAACATAATAGAGACGTCAGCCCCAACATTTTTAACTGAACGCACAATTCTGTCTACGCGTAACGATGATGTCAGTGACATCAATACTACTGCATTGAATATCTTTCTAGGGAGATTACATACTTATCTTGCAGCAGATAAAATGTCTGAAGATAATGCAGTTGATCGTACTATTACAAATAgatatcctaatgaatatttaaattcattggaTCCTCCTGGGTTGCCAACTTTCAAGTTAGAGTTGAAGGTGGGTTGTCCTATAATATTGTTGAGAAACATTGTACTGAAAGATGGACTATGTAATGGTACAAGATTGATGGTTACTAGGTGCGACACTCGCATAATTGAAGCTCAAATTTTAACTAGAGAAAAGTTTGGCAATTTGGCATTCATACCAAGGATATCTTTGGCACCATCTTCTTCAGAAATGCCTTTCCAAATGACAAGACGTCAATTTTCAGTCCGCTTGGCATATACCTTGACtattaataaatctcaaggACAATCTGTGAAATTTGTTGGGGTTGATTTGCGCATACTAGTGTTTAGCCATGGGCAATTATATGTGGCATTGTTCAGATGTATATCATTTGATCGTATAAGTATTCTGCTCCCTAAAGATTGTTTGGATTCTactacaaatattatttatccTGAAGTGTTGTTGTAGTGTTCAGAAGGTAACCATgtagatttatttctattgattatataactttttttaaaatttaaatttgataataatttgaaatatggacTTCTGTAGGATTGGATGGAAAAATATATGGAGCTTAAAAGGAGAAATACAACTGTCTTGCTTCGATGGGGATGTAATAAggtaatttcaatctcaaagtatattttgatatgtatatttccaacaaatgtactaatctatattttttttatttcacaaattaccagattattgtgcatgttcctcattggggatacatacaagttgatacgaagactttttggaaagtaatgaggaggaagttcgggcaaacacatgtttgaa
This window of the Diospyros lotus cultivar Yz01 chromosome 5, ASM1463336v1, whole genome shotgun sequence genome carries:
- the LOC127802150 gene encoding uncharacterized protein LOC127802150, which codes for MMVLGMINEIQQYLDARYISPPEAVWRIYGHPLHAEMPTVVRLALHLPGMHRVVFNPEESLETIQSRVDQQMSTLTVFFAYCASSEDECPFTYQEFPQHYVWLKSEKRWKSRERGYAIGRMYFASSNCGERFYLRLLLTVVKGPKSFQSLRTVDNVVHDTFKLACVARGLLEDDEEWIQCLKEAQNAYNTITSSVFQNKGVVFFLNGGAGIGKTFLYNTIALKCRNLGHIVIIVASSGIASLLLVGGRTAHSTFSIPLDVLENSNCGLSKQSLQVELFKETKLIIWDEVPIQHRHCVEVVDHTLRDICDSDKPFGGITIVLGGDFRQILPVIPKGVREQIVNASLRHSVLWKHIHILTLDLNMRLNHEDRENANFANFLMEIGTNPQEIVNLPSTIHKCQDLNELLSTVYPRLNIIETSAPTFLTERTILSTRNDDVSDINTTALNIFLGRLHTYLAADKMSEDNAVDRTITNRYPNEYLNSLDPPGLPTFKLELKVGCPIILLRNIVLKDGLCNGTRLMVTRCDTRIIEAQILTREKFGNLAFIPRISLAPSSSEMPFQMTRRQFSVRLAYTLTINKSQGQSVKFVGVDLRILVFSHGQLYVALFRCISFDRISILLPKDCLDSTTNIIYPEVLL